The DNA window GTGGGTAGTAGAGTTGATGCACCTACTATTATCGCCGCAAATGTTTCCCTCTTTGCAGCTCTTGTTCCCAACTACGCATTCATAGACTACTGGCACAGTGTACTTTTTGCTGCATTCGGAGAAGTTAAGGTGCATGGAAAGGGAATACGAGTCGATGAAGGTGAAGAAGCCACATCCATCTGTCGAATTTCCCAATCCAAGAACATACAGACTGCAATTTCTTATATATCTTTTAGCAGATCCATTTGGCAGCAATTGATGCCCTGGCAAGTTGGAGGCGCCACAGGTGTATTGTTGTTTGTTGCAGGCAGACGCGCACACTCCTAGAGTGAGATCAAGGTATGCAGGAACGTGGCATGCCTTGATGATGAACTTGTTTTGCGAGTGTCGTATCATATACTGGCCAGCCTCAGGCGCCAAGTGAAGAGACCGGTTTATATAGTCGTGTGATATAGCTTTAAATGTTTGGACATTGTAGTCCTTGCGTCGCAGGCTGTGGTTGGAGACATTGATGTCCTCCACCTCCCAGCCCAGGGAAGCTAGAGTTGCACATGACTTTGAATGCTGCATCGAGGTAGCACCCCTCCTTCATGCCAAACGGATAGGGGATCTCCGTTTCTCCGCATTTCTCTTGGCAGTAaccggctgctgctg is part of the Salvia splendens isolate huo1 chromosome 6, SspV2, whole genome shotgun sequence genome and encodes:
- the LOC121808717 gene encoding wall-associated receptor kinase 2-like, producing MQHSKSCATLASLGWEVEDINVSNHSLRRKDYNVQTFKAISHDYINRSLHLAPEAGQYMIRHSQNKFIIKACHVPAYLDLTLGVCASACNKQQYTCGASNLPGHQLLPNGSAKRYIRNCSLYVLGLGNSTDGCGFFTFIDSYSLSMHLNFSECSKKYTVPVVYECVVGNKSCKEGNICGDNSRCINSTTHTGYKCICTGGFQGNPYLRDGCKDIDECKESKRHRCLKNSRCINTEGSYYCLPNRRHMLALIIPLGIGLAVGVLILIGISLWMRRKLEMISDRKKKQRFFKRNGGLLLQQQVSSSLQEPTLFKIEGHR